The genomic region GTCAACAAAGCATTTACAAATCATCAAAAAATTTACGAGACGAAACTAAATTTAGGGAGTTTCCCTCAATTTCTACCAAATAACACTGTACAATGCACCCCATTTTGGTTATCGCTCCGTTTCAATAATGCTTGCATGTAGATCAACTTTAATTTGCTTTgacaacaaataaaagaaaattttcaaaaattttccCAAACCAAATGTCATTAAGTATAACTGCACCGGGTTTGTATATGTAAGAACAGTAATTTTTCTAATCTGCACAAAAGCTCCTCATGATTCATGATTAGGATTTTCTCCCATCCTGAGGTGAGACTCAGAATTTTCTTCTGAATCATTAACTCTTATTCTTATATTATAGAggatataaaacatataagagCAGTACAAGGTTCAAAGACAGTGAAAGCCGGTATCAACTTACTATGTTATCCAATGTGATAGATGCATTGTAGGTACGAAACACTTTCGCTGTAAGGCCATCCATTTTTTCCTTTAGATGAGCATTCAGTCTACTGGTATCCAACAAGTCAAAAAGATCATCACTGCCACTTTTCCCTGGagcaaatagaaaaagaaagttGATCACATTCATGGGCTTCAattaccacaaaaaaaaaaaaaaaaaaaaaaaaaaaaaaaaaaaaaaaaaggaaatatcaAAATTAGAAAGCCACCTACTCACCAGACTGGAACTGCATAATTGCCTTGTAAACAGGAATCTCAACTTCAACAGTATTTTCATATCTGATTGAATCTTTACCAAGGAAGTTGAACtgaaattataaaaacaaaagttgaCTGGTTATTTAATGGTGATAATACAGTGGAAAACTACCTacaatgattttaaatttaagcATTAGCATCACCTCCAACGAGTTAGGGGGGATTGCTTTTACATTCTCTACTTTTAAAGTGCAGCAACCAACAGTATCGGCTTCATCATCATCCTGCAAGAGAACAACCAGTAAATTCAGGCATAAAAAAATTCTGTCCACTTCTTTGTGGACAAATGGTTTGAAACTATGATTCTTAAGCTTGCTCTAGCTAAGAGATCATATTACTGTAATCATATCACTCTGCCAATACCGGAGAGCTTTTCCATGGCCTCACTAATGTTTATATCACTTGTTTGCCTAAATTACCTCGTTCAATAAAAATGGCATAAACATATAAAGGCCAATTGCTTCTATGTACAGCTGAAGTAAGGTTCACATACAATACCTTCTCATTGCCCGCCCTGAGGGCAAGTTTATCAATGAGATAGGTAGCAACCGCAATCTGCCGCTTAGACACATCTTTACTAGTAAAATCCTTGGTGTATGAAGCCCTGATTTTTCCTATGCAGTCCTGCACTCAAAATAGCAGGGTTTCGTCAATATGAAGACAAGCATCTTCTCTGTTATCCAAAGAAACTACTAAAAGCTCATGGGCATATCTCCATCTACGCACTGTCAATCTCCTTGCTTTATCATATTTCAGCTCGTCACTTTTCCCCTTCAAGGAACTACTAGGTGCCAGAAATACGtatttgaattccttttgattaattgGATCATTCCAGAAAGCTAACCATGTAACTGTATTGTCATGTCTTACTTCTTTCCAGCTGTAGCACATgttaatttaaatcaaaattaattaatatggaaagcacacaaaaataaatatagtaCAAAAGCATCATCCTTTGAATATCTGAAAGTAAATGAGTTGTTTTGCTTTCTAATTGGAGATCATGAAGAACAAAACCTTTCACCAGGGATGGGACATTCCGGAATTGGGGCATCCTTTCCTATATTAATTGTAACATCACTTGGACGAATCCGTCTTTTCAGCTTTCCCGACTGATACCATACATAGAAAGCATTAACAACGACATATACAATTGACCAGATAGCCACCACATATCAAACTATCTTCTCATGGACAACTCTGAAATATGTATCACagagaaaataatatcaaaCCTTTGGATGCTCTCCACGGCCTCGAAATAACCCAGGTGGTTCAACTCTGAAGTTTCCAACCTATATTAATATTGCAATCACACAAATCACTAATGTAAACTTTTCATGTAATGATAAAAGGCAAAGAAAAGAGGTATGCTACTATCTTCTTATTATAACAAGGAAACCTAATTCATATAATCAAATAGGAAGGATTGACAGAAAAGCACCATAAATTTTGTAGATATATTACGGATGGGATAATCAGATTGAAACTTAGGCTACAGGAGAAAAGCAAGTAAGAGATAACCTTCTCCTTATCACCATCAACCTCGGCCCACATATACTTCTCCTCTTGTTTCAGTTTCTCCTCCTTCAAGGCCTTCTTCTCCTGAATCAACAGAAGATTACCTATAAATTTTGacttaaatatataaaacaacTAGCATAGCATATGAAGCCCTGGAGGACAATCAATGTATAATATATAGAATAGTCAAGTGATACTTAAAGAATCTTTCTTATGTAAATGACCGAGTATCAGGAAAGGAAAGCACTGGTAATTCTTGTTATTCCATCTTGACTTAACAACATATTGTGGCTTTTTATGACAAGTGACAACTGATGTTGATTGCAAGCATGCTTGGGAAAGATGCAATTGGACAAAGACTTTCAATCCTATCTTGtgatttaaattaatgttttgaattgtaatcaaactcaaaatgttagctttatttgatttgattatggATATATGTTAGAGCCACCAACTTACTTCCGTGCtcatttgtttcttcttttccttttcattctGATACCAGTCATATATTGGCGTAAAATCACAAGCATCCAATTTCTGAATTACATGGTTCTTCCCAAGAAACTTATGCCAATCAGCCCAGAAATTGATTCTGAATGTTTCTTTTTGTACATAATCAGTATCTTTCATCACTGCATACATTGTTGCAACCTGCACTTATAAAATTTCAAGCGTAAGTATAGTAACTTGCAGAAACTACGAGGAAAGTAATCTAAATTAAAGAGAACTGAATTCATTAAGGTACTAGAATATACAAAGCAGAAATAAAGATGAGTGAGACAGACACCTCCTCTTGTTCAGGAGTCAAGGTAACTGGCTTCCCATTATAGAGCATCTTTACCCCATGAGGGTTGTATGGAGGCGGGAAAATGACACCATTGTGTTTTAAAGTAATCCATTTTATCTGCCCATCGTTAGAGCCCGGTGGCTTTGTTGTCGACTTAGAatactttgaaatttttgaagCTTTTTGGCCCTTCTTGATCGTTTTCTTGATTGAGGATGAACCAACTTTGGTTACCTTTAGCTTTGTCAGAGATGTTTTACTATCCGATGCAACTTTCTTACTCCTCTGGGAAATTGGAATGaagtcatcatcatcatcatcttcttcctttggTTCTTGTTTGGCTGATACCTGCTTATTCTTTGCAGATGTAGAAGAATCTGAAACTTTTGGCCTTTTAGCTGAACAGTTCTCAGAAGAATTGACCTTATCTAGAGGCCTCTTACTAGAGACCACAGATGAAGCTTTGCCTTTATCCATTGTGCTGGAACCATTCTTCTGAACTTTTGAAACAACGGGCTTCCTTTCGTTAGAATCATAAGGCCGACTGCCTGATGTTCCCAACTTGGACTTCGGTGCAATCCTTGATGATAAAGGTTTATCATCATCCGAATCTTCAGAAGGTTTCACTTTCCCCAGTCTGGCACCTATCGGTTTTTCATCTTCAGAATCACTATTTCCTTGAGCAAGATGTTCAATAGAATTAATTTCCTCCTTAATTGTGGTAGACTTATTCTGTTCTGACAACCGCTTTGACTGACCATTTAATGTAGTCAACGGTGGTGCTTTGGATACTGGTGATGCCCTAGATGAAGTTGAAGCTTTTGAATTTGATACTGGTGATGCCCCAGCAGATGAAGTTGAAGCTTTTGGGCTTGCTAGCGGAGATTTTGCTGGTGGTGATTTGGTTGATGGAACCATCTTACCATTTTGAACACTCGAGTTTAGACCATTGGAAGAACGTTGCTCAGATACCTGCTTCCCTGGTTGTCCAACTTGCCTCTCAGCTGATAATTTCTTTGCTTCAGCGTTTAATTGATTCGGTTTAGATTTTGTGCTGTACCGTTTGAATACTAAAGGTTCATCATCCTCGTCTTCACATAGATTCAGTTTAGTAGAACTCTGAACAGCCATTATCCAACAATATACTCAGGTGGCATGTAAATCACCTAAATTTGTTCAAAACACAACTTATCTTTCAAGATGGATACAATACCCCAACAACAATTATATCGAAACCCCAACTCTGAGGCTAAATCATTAACTATCGACAACGAAAGAAATATTCTCATCGTGATAATCAAATACATCCAATTATATGATGACACCAGAACATAAACTCttgcacagattgtaaaaaaTTCGAAACATGATGATATTTTCAGATTCTCTGCTACTTGAATTTGTTTCCCTATTGATATTCCAATTCAAACTttagcatttaatcaattaCCCAGTTATTTAAAGTGATCAAAACtacaaaatcaatacaaattgCACAGCCAAGTAACTGAAAAAACTTAGCTGACCTAATTCCTAAACTTCTAGGGCAGCCTAAACAATGGACATAAGGGGtaaaagaaagccctaaaaATTTAAGAGTTTGCCTACAAAATGAATTAAGGACTGGAAATATTGGCTGGGAATCTAATAGaacaaaccctaaatttgaAATCACCGTGATCGCAATCAGAGAGGATATCGTATGCACATGATGACATGCAGAGAAAACAAACCCTAATGGggcaaaaatcaaaagaaagagATTAAGGCGTACTTGTTCGTCAAAGAATAAATTGAGTTTGCAGCTTCTGATCTCTTAAATTAGGGCAAATTCGAAAGTCTTATTGAACTGATTGAATTGATATTTGGGAAAAGATGGCCACCACAGTTACCGTTctaagtgagagagagagagagagagggtgagcTTCGGTTTTGTGATATCGGATTTGTGGAATGTAGGTGAATGAAAATTGGTTTCGGCCTTAGGCCTCAGGGAAAGGCTTTTACAGAGGTAACAATGACAAACCAGATAATGTGCAGTGTTTACAATATCAGTATTGTTACAAAattgtatttaagtgtgattgtgtaaattttaacggaattgttattagcacttcaaaaatttcattctacacttctcatttatttttctttctaattatagaaatttTGGGATGTCAAATAAGACTttttgagtgctaataacaattcccaattttaaattaaatttgatacTAGTTATTCTTATTTATTAGAACTTGTATCCTTTGGAGTAGAAAGATTCTTTCCTTCCTTATTACCATAAATAAAGGTAAGGGAATAACACATaatctacacaaccctacaaacacatctctttctactctctctctcatgctCCCTTTCTCCTCTATAAAATAagccacaacacgttatcaacacgctcATACCGTTGCGCTTAGGAATCTAACGTGgaagttttctgcatcaaacaagttcatcaatatcatcacacaatcaattctttcaaaacaacggtttttatcttgatattttgGCAGTCataatagcatgaacattcatcaTAATGCATGATTCAACATtacgttttttgaattttagattctacataaattgtttatgtgaattgatattgccatgaattgcatcatgTATATGTCAATGCATTGAATTATATGAtggatatgcatgaaattgaattaattttacaatctggaaattgaaaaattaaaaataaaataaaattctaggGTTAATTGAAAACCCAACCCGCGAGCAAGCCGAGACCACGGAGCATTTTGGGCTTTAAACCCAGAACCAAAAACAATGGCATGCCATTCTTGGTGACTTGCAGTCACCGCCAACATGGCCTTGGCCGAGATTCTTCAAAATGTCACTAGAATTTGAAGCCCCATTTTTTCGAATTCATGGATTCTTGGTTTGCAGGACGTCGAGACTAGTTTCTCTATCACAATCGAGGTTCCTTGTTAAAATCCGATTAGCATCGACGTTTTTCTTACCCAAAACATGGCCGCCAACAACAGCGTCGATGGGCTCACCTTCAGTGGCATCGCCTAACAATGCTAGGATGTTCTTTGGTCCTTACCCAAGCCCATCTGAGCTTGGCTAAACCTCGATTCAAACACCAGCCCTTTGGGCTCTGGTGTTTCTCTAAGCCCACTAGAGAGATTTGTTTCTCTGAGCGCACATATTGCAGCCCATAACTAGTTGCTCAACCCAAGCGTGACACCAGCCCGAGGGCTATGGTGTTTTCCCTGCCCGCGTCACCTTGAATCCCAACTTTTGGTTGGTGCATCCGTATACCCATACGCGCATGATCCCAGCTCGCTGCTAGAGAGTTGGTGCACCACATTGTGTCACACTCGAACCACGCCCATTTGGGCCTCTGGTATATTCGGCCTGCAGCCGACACTTTAATTTTGGtttgaagtccaaataattaatccTATTATTATAATACAATAGACCTTGAagatctatttgcatatttctgtatatatatttgtgattgtctacaggaacatatgaacctaaagTTCATAATTCTTTCGAAACCTGAAGTCGTGCTGTGtttgaaaacttgaagttttcattaaaaacatcacccatgaaaacccgaaacTTTTTCATGTAACTGTAAACCAATCATTGCCTATTAGAACttgaatgttctactcctatgtgaatggattgatttttttttcctccattacactaaccacattcttgtccatttattttgctATAAGgacatgtcaaatttgaacaaactcgacctCACCGCTTTAGAGGTCTCTAAAAGAAACTACCTCAAgcgggtccaagatgtgaagctctaCCTCACCGCAAAGAATTTGCATcccgccattgaagatgagatggaTAACCCAATTAGcaaagctgagaaagccactgccatgatcttcatttgaagacacATTCATGATGCACTGTAAACTGAGTACCTTGTTGAGGAAGATCCATGAACACTTTGGGTTGCTTTGGGtgatcgttttgatcaccaaaaggacatctTCTTGCCTGATGCAAAACATGACTGGCAACATCTATGCTTACAAGACTTTAaatatgtgaatgaatataatgctgaagtttgtcgaatccaatcacttctcaagttctgtAATGAGAACTTGAATGAAGATGATCTCCTGGAGAAGATCTATTTGACCTTTTTTGCTACCAATATTATCCTACAACAAAAATATAGGGCTCAAAAGTTTACTaagttttcggatttgatctctATTTTACTTTTCGCTAAAAAAACAGAATCagttgttgatgaaaaatcatcaagctcgacttACTTGGGTAACTGCTGTGCTTGAAGCACACTATAGCACACACCAACGCCCAAAACGCCAACATAGGCGTGGTAGGGACGGCCATAAGCCATCCGgtcaaggtcaacagagccaaGGCACATCTAAGAGAGGAAATGTAATAtcttgtatttaaaaaaaaaaaaaagtatatatatgtacatgtgTATGTATACGTGATTAGTATTTCTATGTTACCAaattttttgtaatattttttttttatgaaaatctaTTCTTATGTACTTGTGTTTCTCTGTTTTGGTTTAAAATCACTTTACATAAATACCTAACTAGTCTTTGTGCCTACTAGTGTACTTGTACGTAGTTTTTAGTGAAGTTTTATGAGAGAAAATTGGAGCTTTTACCAAACTTCATTTGCATGCCTATTGATTGTAGACTTACCCATGTATTTTGATCTAGGAATAAAACTTAAGCCAAAGCTCAAGTGGCCTTAGATGCTTGTATCCACCTTGCATGATATTGATTAACTTAACACATGTCTCTTTTCCATTTGAACACATACCATTATCAATGATTAGGTTAACATTTGGTGTGTTTCTATTGGAACACATATTAGGGCTAATGATTAGCATaaacatttgttttctttctattgGACCACATAATATGGTTAGTGATGAGGACAACACTTATTGCCTTGGTATTGGAACACATTGTTTGTCTAATGATTGGCACCACACTTGGTTTCTTTCCAACGGAAGAGACATGGAGAaaataaagaggaagaagaagaaaaaagaaagaaaaagaacaactcCAACAAAAAGCCATTCTCCCTTTCATATTAcctcttatttttcatttacatattGTTGAGGTTTTAAGCCAtatttcattgtatttgtaagtCTCTCATATATAGTGAAATACAATGAAAGCAAACCCTAGTGGATGTAGTCGATTTGGCGAACCACTTAAATCTTGTGTTGTTTATGCATTTCTATTTTGGCGATCATTGCCATAAGAAGCACTCCCACCACACCATCGAAAATATCCATTAAATTCCCTTGAGAATGTTGTAAAATAAGAGAGACAAATCCCAGAAAATGCATGAGAGCTTACCCAACATAATTGCTCTATGGAACTCAAATGGGTTTATGCATCAATATCACCTAGAGAGAGATGGAGTAAAATGGTAAAGTAATATTTCTCAATTAGATTGTTGTATCCATACTATATATTATTGATAAGATAATACGATTTTGTCTACAAACAATTTGATTGGTGTTGCAGATATAATACAATTTTGGCTACTAACAATCTGATTAGTGTTGTAGATGTTATAGAGCATGTGATTATTGATATCCTTGTTACATGGCATATACATAAGCATTCTTGTAAAGTAAGAAAAGAGTTAAGTTGTGTTTGAGTTGTGAGGATATTCAAGGGCCGAAGTTTACCTTgaatataaaaataatgaacCTTGTATATGTCAGGCGTCAGGTGCAGGGCTTGAGTATACAAATtagttgattataaaaataatgaaatcttgTATATGTCAGACATCGGGGGAAGAGCTTGAATATATAATTGGGCGTCGGGGGAAGTGCCTATATAATAAAGTGGAATCTgagaatttaattataaaaattggtTTAAGGGATGAATATGAGTTAACTCATATTCTAAGGTATTCGGAGCCAAGCGGTATAAGTATGGTATGGGACGTGCAGGCTTTGATGCCTTAGGTATGTGTTAGcgggattagaagggagtgaGTACATTTATGCATCTCATTTGAGTATATTTTATGTATTTACAAGAATTGTcacattttaattattattttgctaGTAGTTTCGGTTATAAAGTAATTTGTACACTATTTTATTCCGATGCGTATTCAATAAACTTTATGTatgtaaaatttaatttaattttccaccatatcttggttgtagaatttatttctatagctaAGATATGACTCACACCCTAACTCGTGAATAGTCTTTATTCGTGGGTCAGGGTGTGACAAGAAAGCAAGCCAGAAGCATCCTAACCTCACTctcaaggccccaaacttcaagaataagggcaaagcacctgaCACCATGGATGCGGACATGTGCTACCATtgtggttcaaaggaccattggtcGTGTGTTTGTCGTGTTCCCTagaaggttgtagctgaatatcattctcgtcgtaaaAAGTTTAATCAAACTTATACAAGTGGATGAACTAGAGAGTACCAAAATGGAGATTTTTGACTTTCAGGAGGCTATTACCCCTATgaaagattagaatcttagacatgaaCTATTTTTAGTTGCATTTTAGAATAATAGGGCcaaattccacctagtggccgaTCCCgctctttgttttttgtttaagttgaacaattttcctttatgtttggattatttgttggtgatttgtttttggatattaagttttttttaattaccatccttgaataattaaattgttttgaatggatatttgtttctAGAACTtttgggaaagttagttgtttggcagatagtgcaaccatgcacactgttttgtgtgaacgcatctatttcactaacttcatacctaagaatgcacctctgacaaccctatcaggcccatccaacttgattgaaggatacggtaaggcaCATACAATATtttccaatggtacaatcttgaccattgatgagacacttt from Pyrus communis chromosome 4, drPyrComm1.1, whole genome shotgun sequence harbors:
- the LOC137732248 gene encoding DNA topoisomerase 1 alpha-like isoform X1, with protein sequence MAVQSSTKLNLCEDEDDEPLVFKRYSTKSKPNQLNAEAKKLSAERQVGQPGKQVSEQRSSNGLNSSVQNGKMVPSTKSPPAKSPLASPKASTSSAGASPVSNSKASTSSRASPVSKAPPLTTLNGQSKRLSEQNKSTTIKEEINSIEHLAQGNSDSEDEKPIGARLGKVKPSEDSDDDKPLSSRIAPKSKLGTSGSRPYDSNERKPVVSKVQKNGSSTMDKGKASSVVSSKRPLDKVNSSENCSAKRPKVSDSSTSAKNKQVSAKQEPKEEDDDDDDFIPISQRSKKVASDSKTSLTKLKVTKVGSSSIKKTIKKGQKASKISKYSKSTTKPPGSNDGQIKWITLKHNGVIFPPPYNPHGVKMLYNGKPVTLTPEQEEVATMYAVMKDTDYVQKETFRINFWADWHKFLGKNHVIQKLDACDFTPIYDWYQNEKEKKKQMSTEEKKALKEEKLKQEEKYMWAEVDGDKEKVGNFRVEPPGLFRGRGEHPKSGKLKRRIRPSDVTINIGKDAPIPECPIPGESWKEVRHDNTVTWLAFWNDPINQKEFKYVFLAPSSSLKGKSDELKYDKARRLTDCIGKIRASYTKDFTSKDVSKRQIAVATYLIDKLALRAGNEKDDDEADTVGCCTLKVENVKAIPPNSLEFNFLGKDSIRYENTVEVEIPVYKAIMQFQSGKSGSDDLFDLLDTSRLNAHLKEKMDGLTAKVFRTYNASITLDNILNKETKDGDLSEKLVVYQHANKEVAIICNHQRTVSKSHSAQMSKLTEKIAELQGNLKELKVDLDRAKKGKPPLKDADGKQKKNLTPEALERKIAQTNAKIEKMELDMRIKEDLKTVALGTSKINYLDPRITVAWCKRHEVPIEKIFNKSLLAKFSWAMRVEPDFRF
- the LOC137732248 gene encoding DNA topoisomerase 1 alpha-like isoform X2, encoding MAVQSSTKLNLCEDEDDEPLVFKRYSTKSKPNQLNAEAKKLSAERQVGQPGKQVSEQRSSNGLNSSVQNGKMVPSTKSPPAKSPLASPKASTSSAGASPVSNSKASTSSRASPVSKAPPLTTLNGQSKRLSEQNKSTTIKEEINSIEHLAQGNSDSEDEKPIGARLGKVKPSEDSDDDKPLSSRIAPKSKLGTSGSRPYDSNERKPVVSKVQKNGSSTMDKGKASSVVSSKRPLDKVNSSENCSAKRPKVSDSSTSAKNKQVSAKQEPKEEDDDDDDFIPISQRSKKVASDSKTSLTKLKVTKVGSSSIKKTIKKGQKASKISKYSKSTTKPPGSNDGQIKWITLKHNGVIFPPPYNPHGVATMYAVMKDTDYVQKETFRINFWADWHKFLGKNHVIQKLDACDFTPIYDWYQNEKEKKKQMSTEEKKALKEEKLKQEEKYMWAEVDGDKEKVGNFRVEPPGLFRGRGEHPKSGKLKRRIRPSDVTINIGKDAPIPECPIPGESWKEVRHDNTVTWLAFWNDPINQKEFKYVFLAPSSSLKGKSDELKYDKARRLTDCIGKIRASYTKDFTSKDVSKRQIAVATYLIDKLALRAGNEKDDDEADTVGCCTLKVENVKAIPPNSLEFNFLGKDSIRYENTVEVEIPVYKAIMQFQSGKSGSDDLFDLLDTSRLNAHLKEKMDGLTAKVFRTYNASITLDNILNKETKDGDLSEKLVVYQHANKEVAIICNHQRTVSKSHSAQMSKLTEKIAELQGNLKELKVDLDRAKKGKPPLKDADGKQKKNLTPEALERKIAQTNAKIEKMELDMRIKEDLKTVALGTSKINYLDPRITVAWCKRHEVPIEKIFNKSLLAKFSWAMRVEPDFRF